The following are encoded together in the Bacillus sp. NP157 genome:
- a CDS encoding efflux RND transporter periplasmic adaptor subunit — translation MTPENDDPREGAEGAEGATPPQPYKYRYKYLHKYGDESPRGERRDDDEDKDGKDGADDGEDKAKDKDGDAKDSGDKESKDKDGKDKDGKEEKKEDPKAKRKKVIILSIIAAVFILAGLAWLLMYIFVFSQRETTDDAYVKGDMVTISSRVAGTVIEVGVEETDRVHQGQVLIKLDPVDANVALMNAEGQLAQAVREAQAKMQQANQADAAIPQRRAQYEQARDEYNRRHPLLERRAVSAEEVDTGKRQMQQAKAALDAAEREAAAAHAQVDGTTVENYPAVVQARSQFRNAWVNNGRNAIVSPIEGYAARRQVQVGQRIQAGQDLLTVVPLQDLWIDANFKETQLEHIRIGQPVKISTDMYSDIDYHGKIVGLNAGTGSAFSLLPAENATGNWIKVVQRLPVRIAIDAEDLRKHPLRIGLSTDVNVDTHDRDGRVLSDTPRSKPLATTNVYEQEMGEADQHAEEIIRQNTVDTTPTPVPAKRGG, via the coding sequence ATGACGCCCGAAAACGACGACCCGCGCGAAGGCGCCGAGGGTGCGGAAGGCGCCACGCCGCCGCAGCCGTACAAGTACCGCTACAAATACCTGCACAAGTACGGCGACGAATCGCCGCGCGGCGAGCGTCGCGACGATGACGAAGACAAGGATGGCAAGGACGGCGCCGACGACGGCGAAGACAAGGCGAAGGACAAGGACGGCGACGCGAAGGACAGCGGCGACAAGGAAAGCAAGGATAAGGACGGCAAGGACAAGGACGGCAAGGAAGAAAAGAAGGAAGACCCGAAGGCCAAACGCAAGAAAGTCATCATCCTTTCGATCATCGCCGCGGTGTTCATCCTCGCGGGCCTGGCGTGGCTTTTGATGTACATCTTCGTCTTCTCGCAGCGCGAGACGACCGACGACGCCTATGTGAAGGGCGACATGGTGACGATCTCGTCGCGCGTCGCCGGCACGGTGATCGAGGTGGGCGTGGAGGAAACCGACCGCGTGCACCAGGGCCAGGTGTTGATCAAGCTGGACCCGGTCGACGCCAACGTCGCGCTGATGAACGCCGAGGGCCAGCTGGCCCAGGCCGTGCGCGAAGCGCAGGCGAAGATGCAGCAGGCGAACCAGGCCGATGCCGCGATTCCGCAGCGCCGCGCCCAGTACGAGCAGGCACGCGACGAGTACAACCGGCGCCACCCGCTGCTCGAACGCCGTGCCGTATCGGCCGAAGAAGTCGACACCGGCAAGCGCCAGATGCAGCAGGCCAAGGCCGCGCTGGACGCCGCCGAACGCGAAGCTGCCGCGGCACACGCGCAGGTCGACGGCACCACGGTGGAGAACTACCCGGCCGTGGTCCAGGCGCGCTCGCAGTTCCGCAACGCGTGGGTCAACAACGGTCGCAACGCGATCGTCTCGCCGATCGAAGGCTATGCCGCACGCCGCCAGGTGCAGGTCGGCCAGCGCATCCAGGCTGGGCAGGACCTGCTCACCGTCGTGCCGTTGCAGGATCTGTGGATCGACGCGAACTTCAAGGAAACCCAGCTCGAACACATCCGCATCGGCCAGCCGGTGAAGATCTCCACCGACATGTATTCGGACATCGACTACCACGGCAAGATCGTCGGCCTGAACGCGGGTACCGGCAGCGCGTTCTCGCTGCTGCCGGCGGAAAACGCGACCGGTAACTGGATCAAGGTGGTGCAGCGCCTGCCGGTGCGGATCGCCATCGATGCCGAGGACCTGCGCAAGCACCCGCTGCGGATCGGCCTGTCGACTGACGTGAACGTGGATACCCACGACCGCGACGGCCGCGTGCTGTCGGACACGCCGCGTAGCAAGCCGCTCGCCACGACCAATGTCTACGAGCAGGAAATGGGCGAGGCCGACCAGCACGCCGAGGAAATCATCCGCCAGAACACCGTGGACACCACGCCCACGCCGGTCCCGGCCAAGCGCGGCGGCTGA
- a CDS encoding LysR family transcriptional regulator — protein sequence MEDFSAISVFVRVVEAKSFSAAATHLEMTPSGVSRAISRLEESLGARLFFRSTRSLRLTDDGSAFYSRCKEILADLSEATEALGYAKTKPAGKLRVAASSSVGRAALIPNLAEFEQRYPDIRLELTMCDFPFDLNEEGFDCAIRMGELADSSLIARKIGHFSNVLCASPAYLARHGTPRSIEDLKSHRAVNFVHPATGKPSQWQFDSPSGRVAVDVDAHMMINDGESVIQAAIAGLGIIQAPHCLAACALSKGMLEIIMTDTISTGSNLWIVYPQKRHLSARVQAFIEWTSELFQRTSDPQCRLVQQQQAELEAVRKKIPAMAAVA from the coding sequence ATGGAAGACTTCTCGGCGATCAGCGTGTTTGTGCGGGTGGTGGAAGCGAAGAGCTTCTCGGCTGCCGCGACCCATCTCGAAATGACCCCGTCCGGCGTCAGCCGCGCCATTTCCCGGCTGGAGGAAAGCCTGGGTGCCCGGCTGTTCTTCCGCTCGACACGTTCGCTGCGATTAACCGACGATGGGAGCGCATTCTACTCACGATGCAAGGAGATCCTTGCAGACCTGAGCGAGGCGACGGAGGCCCTGGGCTACGCCAAGACCAAGCCGGCGGGCAAGCTGAGGGTGGCGGCGTCATCGTCCGTGGGACGGGCGGCGCTGATTCCCAACCTGGCGGAATTCGAACAGCGCTACCCCGATATCCGGCTCGAACTGACCATGTGCGACTTCCCGTTCGACTTGAACGAGGAAGGCTTCGACTGCGCGATTCGCATGGGCGAACTGGCCGATTCCAGCCTGATCGCCCGCAAGATCGGTCACTTCAGCAATGTGCTGTGTGCGTCGCCGGCGTACCTTGCCCGCCACGGCACCCCCCGCTCGATCGAAGACCTGAAGAGCCACCGCGCGGTGAACTTCGTCCACCCGGCCACCGGCAAGCCCTCGCAGTGGCAGTTCGATTCGCCCAGCGGGCGCGTGGCCGTCGATGTCGACGCCCACATGATGATCAACGACGGTGAGTCGGTGATCCAGGCGGCCATCGCCGGCCTCGGCATCATCCAGGCGCCGCACTGTCTCGCCGCATGCGCGCTTTCCAAGGGTATGCTCGAGATCATCATGACCGACACGATCTCCACCGGTTCCAACCTATGGATCGTCTACCCGCAGAAGCGCCACCTGTCGGCGCGCGTGCAGGCCTTCATCGAGTGGACCAGCGAGCTGTTCCAGCGCACCAGTGATCCGCAGTGCCGGCTGGTCCAGCAACAGCAGGCCGAGCTGGAAGCCGTGCGGAAGAAGATTCCGGCGATGGCGGCCGTGGCCTGA
- the acpA gene encoding acid phosphatase produces MTKKHDNDTPDEGRRRLLGGMATTGAMLALAGGVKDASAAAAKAGAAAPTGAALDALLEKHIQNVVVIYAENRSFNNLFGNFPGVLDPLKDVPAERSLQRDRDGTPLKTLPPIWGGMVPHEQTVDHRTYKIAEKDIAGLPNAPWALHTGDGTPLPHGVVTRDLVHAFYNNQLQINGGKNDGFVAWGDNGALTMGHYAETPVHLRIWRLAEQFTLCDRFFMGAFGGSFLNHQYLVAAQPPFYPDADKSPAQFGIAVTESGSATDYRLKMDAASPKSAMDGKPKFAHHNQLTPDFYAVNTIGPPYSPGFNVDRKNPLLADASSANTLVPQKHKQIGDVLSDKGIDWAWYGGGFQAALDGKGDSDDGTYPSTPNFQPHHQPLNYFVSLAPGTDARAKHLRDGGVGESPKTNKFLADVAAGKLPAVAYYKPQGDLNMHAGYSDVEAGDRHIGAIVHALRQSPQWKNMLVVITFDENGGWWDHVAPPKGDRWGPGTRIPALVVSPFAKKGHVEHTIYDTGSISRFLTRRFKLEKLPGLQMREDAMVKAGGPAPGDLTETLQFTQA; encoded by the coding sequence ATGACCAAGAAGCACGACAACGACACGCCCGATGAAGGGCGTCGCCGCCTCCTCGGTGGCATGGCCACCACGGGCGCCATGCTGGCCCTGGCCGGTGGCGTGAAGGATGCCAGTGCGGCCGCCGCGAAAGCCGGCGCCGCCGCACCGACGGGCGCCGCGCTGGATGCCTTGCTCGAGAAGCACATCCAGAATGTCGTGGTGATCTACGCCGAGAACCGCAGCTTCAACAATCTTTTCGGTAATTTCCCCGGGGTGCTCGACCCGCTGAAGGACGTGCCGGCGGAACGCAGCCTGCAGCGTGACCGCGACGGCACGCCGCTGAAAACCCTGCCGCCGATCTGGGGTGGCATGGTGCCGCACGAACAGACGGTCGACCACCGCACCTACAAGATCGCCGAGAAGGACATCGCCGGCTTGCCGAACGCGCCGTGGGCGCTGCATACCGGTGACGGCACGCCGCTGCCCCACGGCGTGGTAACGCGCGACCTCGTCCACGCGTTCTACAACAACCAGCTACAGATCAACGGCGGCAAGAACGATGGCTTCGTGGCGTGGGGCGATAACGGCGCACTGACCATGGGTCACTACGCCGAGACGCCGGTGCACCTGCGCATCTGGCGCCTCGCCGAACAGTTCACGTTGTGCGACCGCTTCTTCATGGGCGCCTTCGGTGGCTCGTTCCTCAACCACCAGTACCTGGTGGCAGCGCAGCCGCCGTTCTATCCGGATGCGGACAAGAGTCCGGCGCAGTTCGGCATCGCCGTCACTGAAAGCGGCAGCGCCACGGATTACCGCCTGAAGATGGATGCTGCCTCGCCGAAGAGTGCGATGGACGGCAAGCCGAAGTTCGCGCACCACAACCAGCTCACGCCGGACTTCTACGCGGTGAACACGATCGGCCCGCCGTATTCGCCGGGTTTCAACGTCGATCGCAAGAATCCGCTACTGGCCGATGCGAGCAGCGCGAACACGCTGGTGCCGCAGAAGCACAAGCAGATCGGCGACGTGCTCTCGGACAAGGGTATCGACTGGGCGTGGTATGGCGGCGGCTTCCAGGCCGCGCTCGATGGCAAGGGTGACAGCGACGACGGCACCTATCCGTCGACGCCGAACTTCCAGCCGCACCACCAGCCGCTGAATTACTTCGTCAGCCTGGCCCCTGGCACGGACGCGCGGGCGAAGCATCTCCGCGACGGTGGTGTAGGTGAATCACCGAAGACCAACAAGTTCCTCGCCGACGTCGCCGCCGGCAAGCTGCCTGCCGTGGCGTACTACAAGCCGCAGGGTGACCTGAACATGCACGCCGGTTATTCCGACGTGGAAGCGGGCGACCGGCATATCGGTGCGATCGTGCATGCGCTGCGACAGAGCCCGCAGTGGAAGAACATGCTGGTCGTGATCACCTTCGACGAGAACGGCGGCTGGTGGGATCACGTCGCACCGCCCAAGGGCGATCGCTGGGGTCCGGGTACGCGCATCCCGGCTCTCGTCGTGTCGCCCTTTGCGAAGAAGGGGCATGTCGAGCATACGATCTACGATACCGGCTCTATCTCGCGCTTCCTTACCCGGCGCTTCAAGCTGGAGAAGCTGCCCGGGCTGCAGATGCGCGAGGATGCGATGGTGAAGGCAGGCGGGCCTGCGCCGGGGGATTTGACCGAGACCCTGCAATTCACCCAGGCCTGA
- a CDS encoding lysophospholipase yields MVELVMIPGMDGTGRLFDPLRAALPAGFRTHVIPYAEHGACSYAELAQRMRASLPTTPYVLLGESFGGPLAILLAAQRPAGMRGLVLAATFAACPRPWARHARGLLPLVRMNGLFARWSAPWLIGRRADPALREAYRDSVSRLDNATLRARLDALLAVDETAALRSVDVPLLCLRASRDLLVPPGAEAALRTARPDGLFETVAGPHGILQANPAMCARHITRFVAGLEPA; encoded by the coding sequence ATGGTCGAGCTGGTGATGATCCCCGGCATGGATGGCACCGGACGTTTGTTCGATCCGTTGCGCGCGGCGTTGCCGGCGGGCTTCCGGACGCACGTCATCCCGTACGCGGAGCATGGAGCCTGCAGCTACGCCGAGCTGGCGCAGCGCATGCGTGCGAGCCTGCCGACCACGCCGTACGTGCTGCTGGGCGAATCGTTCGGTGGGCCGCTGGCCATCCTGCTCGCGGCGCAACGGCCAGCAGGCATGCGTGGACTGGTCCTGGCCGCGACGTTCGCCGCTTGCCCGCGACCCTGGGCACGCCATGCACGCGGGTTGCTGCCGCTCGTCCGGATGAATGGGTTATTCGCCCGGTGGAGTGCACCGTGGCTTATCGGCCGTCGTGCCGACCCTGCGCTGCGCGAGGCCTATCGCGACAGCGTCTCTCGCCTCGATAACGCGACGCTGCGGGCACGACTGGACGCCCTGCTGGCCGTCGACGAAACGGCAGCGCTGCGCAGCGTCGACGTGCCACTGCTGTGCCTGCGTGCCTCGCGCGATCTGCTCGTGCCGCCAGGGGCCGAGGCGGCCTTGCGCACGGCACGGCCTGATGGCCTGTTCGAAACGGTGGCGGGCCCGCACGGCATCCTGCAGGCGAATCCCGCGATGTGCGCCCGGCACATCACCCGATTCGTCGCTGGGCTCGAACCCGCCTAG
- a CDS encoding family 43 glycosylhydrolase, which yields MRIRHLAVAVVSLLGAVHAHAQTRTFANPVDLDYRYNFEVMNRGISYRTGADPAIVRYGDAFYLFQTMADGYWMSKDLVHWDFVKPDHWPFDSEVAPATLVADGKLFLMQSAFLPRPLMVSTDPAHGKWSFWTRQLPSVPGAIEYDEAGKPQATGPLPPGPWDPGLFQDDDGKVYLYWGSSETYPLYGAQLDMKLGSREGEGKRLAFATPPKAFLRLDPADHGWERFGPDHSMGDKPAYIEGSWMNKHDGRYYFQYGAPGTEYNVYATGVYTGTSPLGPFEYAPYNPVGYKPGGFATGAGHGSTFEDAHGNAWNTGTTWIGINWTFERRIAMFPAGWHDDGQMWIDTRFGDFPQRMPDHKLADGESAFTGWMLLSYRKKATVSSTLGDHPASTLTDENPRTFWVAAKNEPGQTVTLDLGGTPTVRAVQVNYADYQSDRYGDAPDLVTQFVLQGSTDGKQWTTLADLSASDRDRPNAYIELERPAKLRWIRYVHKHVGAKHLAISDIRVFGNADGPAPRTPAGLGAKRGADTREAVINWQPVPGAVGYNVRWGLAPDRLHSTYQRFADQPTSFTLRSLNRGVRYVVAIEAFDEHGVSELSQTVELSP from the coding sequence ATGCGTATCCGCCATCTCGCGGTCGCCGTCGTGTCCTTGCTCGGTGCCGTCCATGCCCATGCGCAGACGCGCACCTTCGCCAACCCCGTCGACCTCGACTACCGCTACAACTTCGAGGTCATGAACCGGGGCATCTCGTATCGCACAGGCGCCGACCCAGCGATCGTGCGCTACGGCGACGCGTTCTACCTGTTCCAGACCATGGCCGACGGTTACTGGATGTCGAAGGACCTGGTGCACTGGGATTTCGTCAAACCCGACCACTGGCCGTTCGATAGCGAGGTGGCTCCCGCGACGCTGGTCGCGGACGGCAAGCTGTTCCTGATGCAGTCGGCGTTCCTGCCACGGCCGCTGATGGTGTCGACGGATCCCGCGCACGGCAAATGGTCGTTCTGGACACGGCAGCTTCCATCCGTGCCGGGCGCGATCGAGTACGACGAAGCCGGCAAGCCGCAGGCGACGGGTCCACTGCCGCCCGGTCCCTGGGATCCCGGCCTGTTCCAGGACGACGATGGCAAGGTGTACCTGTACTGGGGTTCGTCGGAGACCTATCCCCTGTATGGCGCGCAGCTGGACATGAAGCTCGGTTCCCGCGAAGGCGAAGGCAAGCGGCTCGCATTCGCCACGCCGCCGAAGGCTTTCCTCCGCCTGGATCCCGCCGACCATGGATGGGAACGTTTTGGTCCCGACCACAGCATGGGCGACAAGCCGGCGTACATCGAAGGCTCGTGGATGAACAAGCACGACGGCCGCTACTACTTCCAGTACGGCGCGCCGGGCACCGAGTACAACGTGTACGCCACCGGCGTCTACACCGGCACGTCGCCGCTCGGGCCGTTTGAATACGCACCGTACAACCCCGTCGGCTACAAGCCCGGTGGTTTCGCGACGGGTGCCGGACATGGGTCGACCTTCGAAGACGCGCACGGCAACGCCTGGAACACGGGCACGACGTGGATCGGGATCAACTGGACCTTCGAGCGTCGCATCGCCATGTTCCCCGCAGGCTGGCACGACGATGGCCAGATGTGGATCGACACCCGCTTCGGCGATTTCCCGCAGCGCATGCCGGATCACAAACTCGCCGACGGCGAAAGCGCGTTCACCGGCTGGATGCTGCTGTCGTACCGGAAGAAGGCCACGGTGTCCTCCACGCTCGGCGATCATCCGGCATCGACGTTGACCGATGAAAACCCGCGCACCTTCTGGGTTGCCGCGAAGAACGAGCCGGGACAGACCGTCACGCTCGATCTCGGCGGCACGCCCACCGTCCGCGCGGTGCAGGTCAACTATGCGGATTACCAGTCGGACCGCTATGGCGACGCACCCGACCTGGTCACGCAATTCGTGTTGCAGGGCTCCACGGATGGCAAGCAGTGGACCACGCTGGCGGATCTCTCCGCCTCGGACCGCGATCGGCCCAATGCGTACATCGAACTCGAACGGCCCGCGAAGCTGCGCTGGATCCGCTACGTGCACAAACATGTCGGGGCGAAGCATCTTGCGATCTCGGACATCCGCGTGTTCGGCAACGCCGACGGCCCCGCGCCGCGCACGCCGGCCGGCCTCGGCGCAAAGCGTGGCGCGGACACGCGCGAGGCGGTGATCAACTGGCAGCCCGTGCCTGGCGCCGTTGGCTACAACGTGCGCTGGGGCCTCGCGCCCGATCGCCTGCACTCGACCTACCAGCGGTTTGCCGACCAGCCCACATCGTTTACCCTGAGGAGCTTGAACAGGGGCGTTCGCTACGTCGTGGCCATCGAGGCCTTCGACGAGCACGGCGTCTCCGAACTTTCTCAAACCGTGGAGCTGTCCCCCTAA
- a CDS encoding undecaprenyl-diphosphate phosphatase, translating into MNDLLSAILLGIVEGITEFLPISSTGHLLIAERWLGARSDLFNVAIQAGAILAVTFIYWRTLWSFVQNWRRPETRAYIAKLAVAFLITAVLGLIVTKMGFKLPENITPIAWALIIGGVWMLAAEQVAAKRPDQAAITWRVAILVGLAQMVAGIFPGTSRSAATIFVAMLAGTSNRAAATEFAFLVGIPTMYAATGYELLKTFQHGGAAGEDWSGLGIAFVVSTIVAFAAVKWLLGYIRSHRFTPFAVYRIVVGIALLVFLPAGG; encoded by the coding sequence GTGAATGACCTGCTCAGCGCCATCCTCCTCGGCATCGTCGAGGGGATCACCGAGTTCCTGCCCATCTCCAGCACCGGCCACCTGCTGATCGCCGAACGCTGGCTGGGCGCGCGCTCCGACCTGTTCAACGTGGCGATCCAGGCCGGCGCGATCCTCGCGGTGACCTTCATCTACTGGCGGACGCTGTGGAGCTTCGTGCAGAACTGGCGCCGCCCCGAGACGCGTGCCTACATCGCCAAGCTGGCCGTGGCCTTCCTGATCACCGCTGTGCTCGGCCTGATCGTCACCAAGATGGGCTTCAAGCTGCCCGAGAACATCACGCCGATCGCCTGGGCGCTGATCATCGGTGGCGTGTGGATGCTGGCGGCCGAACAGGTCGCGGCGAAACGGCCGGACCAGGCCGCCATCACCTGGCGTGTCGCGATCCTGGTCGGCCTGGCGCAGATGGTCGCCGGCATCTTCCCCGGCACCTCGCGCTCGGCCGCGACCATCTTCGTGGCGATGCTGGCGGGCACGAGCAATCGCGCGGCAGCCACCGAGTTCGCCTTCCTTGTCGGTATCCCGACGATGTATGCGGCGACGGGCTATGAATTGCTGAAGACGTTCCAGCACGGCGGTGCGGCCGGTGAGGACTGGAGTGGGCTCGGCATCGCCTTCGTGGTCTCGACGATCGTGGCCTTCGCCGCGGTGAAGTGGCTGCTGGGATATATCCGCTCGCACCGGTTCACGCCGTTCGCGGTTTACCGGATCGTGGTGGGTATCGCGCTGCTGGTGTTCTTGCCGGCGGGTGGTTGA
- a CDS encoding DHA2 family efflux MFS transporter permease subunit, translating to MAGENGKNGKGGARPPLTGGALVLLTAGVALATFMEVLDISIVNVSVRTIAGNVGVSSNEGTMAISAYSMASAVMQPLTGWVARQFGEVRTFMISVMLFVVFSALCGLSTSMPMLIVFRLLQGAVSGPMVPLSQTLLLNNYPVAKRPIALALWAMTVVVAPVFGPILGGWITDNYHWSWIFFINIPVGIFAVVVTYALLRDRESKVSKLPIDAVGLFLLAVGVGCLQFMLDNGNDDDWFTSKTITVLAIVSLVCLTFLVAWELMHKHPVVELRLLGKRNFFVGVLCLSLGMFAFFGGTVVMPMWVQEVLGYTATWAGFVVAPIGILAIVLSPIVGVFQSKFDLRLLNTIGFAVFAGASFYMSTLSTNAPYSELAIPRLCMGAGIALFFVPVNQIILSGLPDEEVASASGLSNFFRTLAGSIATAVSTTMYSHRTTYHHAVLSENVVEGSRTTGEYLDRLQTLGVQGPTANAALNRIVDMQAATLAVNDVFWIFGLIFVLAMISIWFARPPFKSGGAPGH from the coding sequence ATGGCCGGCGAGAACGGCAAGAACGGTAAGGGCGGTGCCCGGCCGCCGCTTACGGGTGGCGCGCTGGTCCTGCTGACCGCTGGCGTGGCGCTGGCCACGTTCATGGAGGTGCTCGACATCTCCATCGTCAACGTGTCGGTGCGCACCATCGCCGGCAACGTCGGCGTGAGCAGCAACGAAGGCACGATGGCGATCAGCGCCTATTCGATGGCCAGCGCGGTGATGCAGCCGCTGACCGGCTGGGTGGCGCGGCAGTTCGGCGAAGTGCGCACGTTCATGATTTCGGTGATGCTGTTCGTCGTCTTTTCCGCACTCTGCGGACTGTCGACGTCGATGCCGATGCTGATCGTGTTCCGCCTGTTGCAGGGCGCGGTGTCGGGTCCGATGGTGCCGCTGTCGCAGACGCTCCTGCTCAACAACTACCCGGTGGCGAAACGGCCGATCGCCCTGGCGTTGTGGGCGATGACGGTGGTGGTCGCACCGGTGTTCGGTCCGATCCTCGGTGGCTGGATTACCGACAACTACCACTGGTCGTGGATCTTCTTCATCAACATCCCGGTCGGCATCTTCGCCGTGGTGGTGACCTACGCGCTGCTGCGCGATCGCGAATCGAAGGTGTCGAAGCTGCCGATCGATGCGGTTGGCCTGTTCCTGCTGGCGGTCGGCGTCGGCTGCCTGCAGTTCATGCTCGACAACGGCAACGACGACGACTGGTTCACCTCGAAGACGATCACCGTGCTGGCCATCGTCTCGCTGGTCTGCCTGACCTTCCTGGTTGCATGGGAGCTGATGCACAAGCATCCGGTGGTCGAACTGCGATTGCTGGGCAAGCGCAACTTCTTCGTCGGCGTGCTCTGCCTGTCGCTGGGCATGTTCGCGTTTTTCGGCGGTACCGTGGTGATGCCGATGTGGGTGCAGGAGGTCCTCGGCTATACCGCCACCTGGGCAGGGTTCGTCGTCGCGCCCATCGGCATCCTGGCGATCGTGTTATCGCCGATCGTCGGCGTGTTCCAGAGCAAGTTCGACCTGCGCCTGTTGAACACGATCGGTTTCGCGGTGTTCGCCGGGGCGTCGTTCTACATGTCGACGTTGAGCACCAATGCCCCGTACAGCGAGCTGGCGATACCCCGATTGTGCATGGGCGCGGGCATCGCGCTGTTCTTCGTGCCGGTGAACCAGATCATCCTGTCCGGGCTACCCGACGAGGAGGTCGCGAGTGCGTCGGGGCTGTCGAACTTCTTCCGAACGCTGGCGGGCAGCATCGCCACGGCGGTGAGTACGACGATGTATTCGCATCGAACGACGTATCACCACGCGGTGCTGTCGGAGAACGTCGTCGAGGGTAGCCGCACCACCGGTGAATACCTGGATCGGCTGCAGACGCTGGGGGTGCAGGGACCGACGGCGAACGCGGCGCTGAACCGCATCGTCGACATGCAGGCCGCGACGCTGGCTGTGAACGACGTGTTCTGGATCTTCGGGTTGATCTTCGTGCTGGCGATGATCTCGATCTGGTTCGCCAGGCCGCCCTTCAAGTCAGGCGGCGCCCCGGGCCATTAG
- a CDS encoding efflux transporter outer membrane subunit — MPIPHRPSRLTGGLLVGAVAVAALVAGCAPPVRPPAFVPRDEVPIAGLPTEQAGWPQPEWWKRYADAQLDRLVDTAMRGSPNMEQAEARYRAALRAVDSAKAELNPQVRGLLNGGHGYNDVSLKGQVPGGTGSAQGFQLNPGSSWSNSGVAGALATWDLDLWGKQKAAVEASVGQARAAEAERASAATSLQYNVVNTYFDWQAQQARLAVARHAADLSAQYRELVELRVHGGLDDPTNLDQADAQLAQTRQNVAQLEGAASLDLAQLAALAGVSPKDLGDLKPAPLPSPDVRLPDDARLGLLARRPDIVAARWQIEASAKGIDQARKAYYPDVSLMALGAFLRTYPDLGSGSRTDLTLGNLGASVQLPIFSGGRLRAQFESAQAQLDSAVAQYDGAVVQAAGDIAQGIATLQMLDNQRVQVERQYDASAAQKSKAADRRSKGLIDDRNWLNADMQLDQQQDARLQITSQMLSANLSLIHALGGGYHADDVPALPATAAGKDSPR; from the coding sequence ATGCCCATTCCCCATCGGCCAAGCCGTCTGACCGGCGGCCTGCTCGTCGGCGCCGTCGCCGTCGCGGCGCTCGTGGCGGGCTGCGCGCCGCCCGTGCGTCCGCCGGCCTTCGTGCCGCGCGACGAAGTGCCGATCGCCGGCCTGCCGACCGAGCAGGCGGGCTGGCCCCAGCCGGAGTGGTGGAAGCGCTACGCCGACGCGCAGCTGGATCGCCTCGTGGATACCGCCATGCGTGGTTCGCCGAACATGGAGCAGGCCGAAGCGCGCTACCGCGCTGCCCTGCGCGCGGTGGATTCGGCGAAGGCCGAGCTCAATCCGCAGGTGCGTGGCCTGCTCAACGGCGGGCATGGTTACAACGATGTCTCGCTGAAGGGCCAGGTGCCCGGCGGCACGGGCAGCGCCCAGGGCTTCCAGCTCAATCCCGGCTCGAGCTGGAGCAACAGCGGCGTGGCCGGCGCGCTGGCCACGTGGGACCTGGATCTGTGGGGCAAGCAGAAGGCGGCCGTGGAAGCGTCGGTCGGCCAGGCGCGCGCGGCGGAAGCGGAACGCGCGTCGGCGGCGACCTCGCTGCAATACAACGTCGTCAACACCTACTTCGACTGGCAGGCCCAGCAGGCCCGGCTCGCCGTGGCCCGGCACGCCGCCGATCTCTCGGCGCAGTACCGCGAGCTGGTGGAACTGCGCGTGCATGGCGGCCTGGACGATCCAACCAACCTCGACCAGGCCGACGCCCAGCTCGCCCAGACCCGGCAGAACGTCGCGCAACTGGAAGGGGCGGCCAGCCTCGACCTGGCCCAGCTCGCCGCGCTGGCCGGCGTCTCGCCGAAAGACCTCGGCGACCTGAAGCCCGCGCCGCTGCCCAGCCCGGACGTGCGCCTGCCCGACGATGCGCGACTCGGCCTGCTCGCACGCCGCCCGGACATCGTCGCCGCCCGCTGGCAGATCGAAGCATCGGCGAAGGGTATCGACCAGGCGCGCAAGGCGTACTACCCGGACGTCAGCCTCATGGCCCTGGGCGCGTTCCTGCGCACCTACCCGGACCTTGGCTCCGGCAGCCGCACGGACCTGACCCTGGGCAACCTCGGTGCGTCGGTGCAGTTGCCGATCTTCAGCGGTGGCCGCCTGCGCGCCCAGTTCGAAAGCGCCCAGGCCCAGCTCGATTCGGCCGTCGCCCAGTACGACGGCGCGGTGGTGCAGGCCGCGGGCGACATCGCCCAGGGCATCGCCACCCTGCAGATGCTGGACAACCAGCGCGTTCAGGTCGAGCGCCAGTACGACGCCAGCGCGGCGCAGAAGAGCAAGGCGGCCGACCGTCGCTCGAAAGGGCTGATCGACGATCGCAACTGGCTCAATGCCGACATGCAGCTCGACCAGCAGCAGGACGCGCGCCTGCAGATCACCAGCCAGATGCTCTCGGCCAACCTCTCACTCATCCACGCACTGGGCGGCGGTTACCACGCCGACGACGTGCCCGCGCTTCCGGCCACGGCCGCCGGTAAGGACTCCCCGCGATGA